One genomic segment of Prochlorococcus marinus str. MIT 0919 includes these proteins:
- a CDS encoding glutaredoxin family protein produces the protein MLKLVLYSRIGCCLCQGLETKLRTIFLQNLLPDIQLIVKDIDGKDITDIERTRYSMEVPVLLLKSKKLEQSFELPRVSPRLNQHALLDWLNKNIKGKIKRIN, from the coding sequence ATGTTGAAATTAGTCTTATATAGTCGAATTGGGTGCTGCTTGTGCCAAGGGCTTGAGACAAAGCTCAGAACTATTTTTTTGCAAAATCTGCTTCCTGATATTCAATTAATCGTTAAAGACATTGATGGTAAGGATATAACTGATATCGAAAGAACTCGTTACTCAATGGAAGTTCCCGTTTTGCTTTTGAAATCAAAAAAATTAGAACAATCATTTGAACTTCCAAGAGTATCCCCACGTCTCAATCAGCACGCTCTTTTAGACTGGCTTAATAAGAATATTAAGGGGAAAATAAAAAGGATCAATTAG
- a CDS encoding malate:quinone oxidoreductase has translation MFISEALGDEDRFDAVLIGAGIMSSTLAVLLSELEPGIRILLVERLDAPALESSSAFNNSGTGHAANCEFNYTPVLPGGNIQIAKALNINAAFERSLEFWASLSERGQISKNNFLNVLPHISFVWKKDDVHFLKNRYLKLSATKAFQGMEWSNDKEELRDWMPIVMGSRQPNESVAATRVHRGTDIDFGALTRAYFDLLQGIGTVETRFSTEVQDIKRVGQEPWQIFLKSDAGDCRVETNFVFLGAGGGALTLLQKSQIPESTFYGGFPVSGQWLICNQSILAEKHNAKVYGKAEIGAPPMSVPHLDTRWIGGRRSLLFGPFAGFNTKFLKNGSNLDLFRSIQLGNVGPMLQAGWKNLDLIQYLIGQLQQTHTSRIELMRNFFPEANQNDWDLSIAGQRVQIIKKTSDGGILKMGTEVVTSSDGSLAALLGASPGASTAVSIMLEVLNTCWGEQMATDLWKERLCRLLPNLGEGLSSEENLLNSRERNNHLLGLGK, from the coding sequence GTGTTTATTTCAGAGGCTCTTGGAGATGAAGATCGTTTTGATGCGGTGCTAATTGGTGCTGGGATTATGAGTTCAACCCTGGCTGTCTTGCTAAGTGAGCTAGAGCCGGGCATTCGCATTTTATTAGTAGAAAGATTAGATGCCCCAGCGTTAGAAAGTAGCTCTGCTTTCAACAACTCAGGCACCGGTCATGCTGCTAATTGCGAATTTAACTACACTCCTGTTTTACCTGGTGGCAATATCCAGATAGCAAAAGCTTTAAACATTAACGCTGCTTTTGAGAGAAGCTTAGAGTTTTGGGCTTCTTTATCTGAGAGAGGACAAATCTCGAAAAATAACTTTCTTAATGTTTTACCTCATATTAGTTTCGTTTGGAAGAAAGATGATGTTCATTTTCTGAAAAATAGGTATTTAAAGCTCAGTGCTACCAAAGCTTTTCAGGGGATGGAATGGAGCAATGATAAGGAAGAACTGAGAGATTGGATGCCAATAGTTATGGGAAGTAGACAACCTAATGAATCAGTTGCTGCAACTCGTGTTCATAGAGGTACAGATATTGATTTTGGTGCATTAACTCGAGCATATTTTGACTTACTTCAGGGCATAGGAACTGTTGAAACTCGTTTCTCTACAGAGGTTCAAGATATTAAGAGAGTTGGTCAAGAGCCATGGCAAATATTTTTAAAGAGTGATGCAGGTGATTGTCGCGTTGAAACAAATTTTGTTTTTTTAGGTGCAGGAGGAGGTGCTTTAACTCTTCTCCAGAAATCTCAGATTCCAGAAAGTACTTTCTATGGTGGGTTCCCAGTTAGTGGGCAATGGTTAATTTGCAATCAAAGCATATTAGCCGAAAAGCATAATGCCAAGGTCTATGGCAAAGCAGAAATTGGTGCACCTCCTATGTCAGTCCCTCATTTAGATACACGTTGGATAGGAGGTAGGCGGTCTCTGCTTTTTGGACCATTTGCAGGATTCAACACAAAGTTTTTAAAAAATGGATCAAACTTAGATTTATTTCGTTCTATTCAACTTGGGAACGTTGGACCAATGCTTCAGGCAGGTTGGAAGAATCTTGATTTAATTCAATACTTAATAGGTCAACTTCAGCAAACCCATACTAGCCGCATTGAATTAATGAGAAACTTCTTTCCTGAAGCGAATCAGAACGATTGGGACTTATCTATTGCAGGTCAACGAGTACAAATCATTAAAAAAACTTCTGATGGCGGGATCTTGAAAATGGGAACTGAGGTTGTCACTTCATCAGATGGCTCTTTGGCAGCTTTATTAGGCGCCTCTCCAGGAGCAAGTACAGCAGTATCAATTATGCTGGAGGTTTTAAATACTTGTTGGGGCGAACAAATGGCTACTGATCTATGGA
- a CDS encoding aminotransferase class V-fold PLP-dependent enzyme codes for MPALANKSYFNYGGQGPLPEPSLNAIISSWEKIQELGPFTNQVWPYVTKEVELTRNKLANLCGVNKHQIALTENVTSGCILPIWGLPLSAGERILISDCEHPGVVSACKELARRKNLEIDILPVQTLRHGIDNQDKNTTELLRALDVALKEETRLVVLSHLLWNTGVIMPIVEVAEKLSSHACRPFLLVDAAQSFGQIPIQDAASKADIYAFTSHKWACGPEGLGGVAISQRVIENAHPTLVGWKSLKNEGSIYDHEANPFHADARRFEIATSCVPLLAGLRCSLELLEKEGDVMERLKRINQMSARLWEKLRAIDGIDLVLAGRPSTGLVSFSTATKYSSYELVKKLGDKGLWIRVLEDPEWLRACIHITTTAEEIDNLAESLKTLINRI; via the coding sequence ATGCCTGCCTTGGCAAATAAAAGTTACTTCAACTATGGAGGCCAAGGTCCCCTCCCTGAACCATCCCTAAATGCGATCATAAGTAGTTGGGAAAAAATTCAAGAGCTGGGTCCATTTACAAATCAAGTTTGGCCCTATGTAACTAAAGAAGTTGAATTGACACGAAATAAATTAGCCAACCTATGCGGAGTAAATAAACATCAAATCGCTTTAACAGAAAACGTCACTAGTGGGTGTATATTGCCTATTTGGGGCTTGCCATTATCTGCAGGAGAAAGAATTTTAATAAGTGATTGCGAGCACCCCGGAGTAGTATCAGCTTGCAAAGAACTTGCCCGTCGAAAGAATCTAGAGATAGATATACTTCCAGTTCAGACTTTAAGGCATGGGATTGATAATCAAGACAAGAATACAACTGAATTACTCAGGGCTCTAGACGTAGCTTTAAAAGAGGAGACGAGGCTTGTTGTCCTGTCCCATCTGCTATGGAATACAGGAGTAATAATGCCAATAGTGGAAGTTGCAGAGAAACTATCTTCACATGCATGCAGGCCATTCTTGTTAGTTGACGCAGCCCAAAGTTTTGGGCAAATACCGATCCAAGATGCTGCTTCTAAAGCAGATATATATGCATTTACTAGTCATAAATGGGCATGTGGTCCCGAAGGGCTAGGTGGAGTTGCAATTTCTCAGAGGGTTATAGAAAACGCACACCCAACTTTAGTTGGATGGAAAAGTTTAAAAAACGAAGGAAGTATTTATGATCATGAGGCAAACCCTTTTCATGCAGATGCACGGCGCTTTGAAATTGCCACCTCCTGTGTACCATTGTTAGCAGGATTAAGGTGCTCTTTAGAACTGCTTGAGAAAGAAGGGGATGTAATGGAAAGGTTAAAAAGAATCAATCAGATGAGCGCAAGGCTTTGGGAAAAACTAAGGGCTATAGATGGAATAGATCTAGTACTAGCGGGAAGGCCATCTACAGGCTTAGTTAGTTTTTCTACAGCAACAAAGTATTCGTCATATGAATTAGTTAAAAAACTAGGGGATAAAGGCCTTTGGATAAGAGTTCTTGAAGATCCAGAATGGCTACGTGCTTGCATTCATATCACGACTACAGCTGAAGAAATTGACAATTTAGCAGAGTCCCTGAAAACTTTAATTAATAGAATCTAA
- a CDS encoding NifU family protein produces the protein MAEEALALTQENVEKVLDELRPFLMADGGNVEIAEIDGPIVKVRLQGACGSCPSSTMTLKMGIERKLREMIPEVSEVIQVL, from the coding sequence ATGGCTGAAGAGGCACTTGCACTTACCCAAGAAAATGTCGAAAAAGTTCTTGATGAATTAAGACCATTTTTAATGGCAGACGGGGGCAATGTAGAAATTGCTGAGATAGATGGCCCAATAGTTAAAGTTCGCCTTCAAGGCGCATGCGGAAGCTGCCCTAGTAGCACAATGACTTTAAAGATGGGCATAGAGCGAAAACTTCGGGAAATGATCCCAGAAGTCAGCGAAGTAATTCAAGTACTTTGA
- a CDS encoding UDP-N-acetylmuramoyl-L-alanyl-D-glutamate--2,6-diaminopimelate ligase → MIKSFHSLLQAVKIEIPPNLEDPFISGISSDSRNINKGDLFVGIPGENVDGGCYCSQAFSGGAVAAIVGPSTTNQIPQDKKNFVLVVPDPVTKYLGELSAEFWGNPSLKMRLIGVTGTNGKTTTTHLIEFLSKAVGEETALFGTLVNRWPMHSETSTHTTLFGDSLHSKLASASSKGASLGAMEVSSHALSQYRVAGIKFSGAVFTNLTQDHLDYHDTMETYFEAKSRLFKSPLMVLSETRVVVNIDDEWGARLAKSLGDCCWRSSIDSKVIESEKPELFMRDLKMTSDGVEGVLFTPLGSGSFRSALIGGFNLMNLLQAIGVLVQQGLNIDELLVASEKFPGVPGRMEKVEILNPSNNLDFPTVLIDYAHTPDGLRNALLALKPFTLGRLICLFGCGGDRDKSKRPKMGSIAAQVADVLIVTSDNPRTEHPQRIIDNILEGIPREREVFVELDRAIAIDRAISIAQKDDVVLIAGKGHEDYQILGDQKIYFNDREISENIFRKNLESRRLDSIN, encoded by the coding sequence ATGATTAAGAGCTTTCACTCACTGTTGCAAGCGGTAAAGATAGAGATACCTCCAAACCTTGAAGACCCTTTTATTAGCGGAATATCTTCTGATTCTCGGAATATCAATAAAGGTGATTTGTTTGTTGGAATACCTGGGGAGAATGTAGATGGCGGATGTTATTGCTCTCAAGCTTTCTCGGGCGGTGCCGTAGCGGCTATTGTTGGGCCTTCAACTACTAATCAGATACCTCAGGATAAGAAAAACTTTGTTTTAGTGGTTCCTGATCCAGTTACGAAATACCTAGGAGAATTGTCAGCAGAATTTTGGGGTAATCCTTCTTTGAAAATGCGGCTAATTGGTGTGACTGGAACAAATGGCAAAACGACTACAACTCATTTAATTGAATTTCTCAGTAAAGCAGTTGGAGAAGAGACAGCCTTGTTCGGCACTTTGGTGAACCGTTGGCCGATGCATAGTGAAACTTCTACACATACCACTCTGTTTGGTGATTCTTTGCACTCAAAACTTGCTAGTGCATCTTCTAAAGGGGCCTCTTTGGGAGCGATGGAAGTAAGTTCACATGCGCTCTCTCAATATCGTGTCGCTGGAATAAAGTTTTCGGGAGCTGTATTTACGAATTTGACTCAGGATCATTTGGATTACCACGATACAATGGAGACATACTTTGAGGCAAAGTCTCGACTCTTTAAATCACCTTTAATGGTTTTGAGTGAAACTAGGGTTGTAGTTAACATTGATGATGAATGGGGTGCTCGTCTTGCGAAAAGCTTAGGTGACTGCTGTTGGAGATCCTCTATTGACTCAAAGGTTATCGAATCAGAGAAGCCTGAACTCTTTATGAGGGATCTGAAAATGACTTCTGATGGGGTTGAAGGAGTTTTATTTACACCCTTAGGGAGCGGTTCTTTTAGATCTGCTTTGATAGGAGGGTTTAATTTAATGAATCTACTTCAAGCAATTGGAGTCCTTGTGCAACAAGGCTTGAATATTGATGAACTATTGGTGGCAAGTGAAAAGTTTCCAGGTGTTCCTGGAAGGATGGAAAAAGTTGAAATTTTAAATCCTTCTAATAATTTAGATTTTCCAACTGTTTTAATAGATTATGCGCATACACCTGACGGCTTGAGAAATGCTTTGCTTGCACTTAAACCATTTACCTTGGGTAGGCTTATATGTTTATTTGGCTGTGGTGGTGATAGAGATAAAAGTAAGAGGCCCAAGATGGGTAGCATAGCGGCACAAGTAGCGGATGTACTGATAGTGACATCAGACAACCCTCGCACGGAGCACCCTCAAAGAATTATTGACAATATTCTTGAGGGAATACCTAGGGAAAGAGAAGTTTTTGTTGAATTAGATAGAGCTATAGCTATTGACAGAGCTATTTCCATAGCGCAAAAGGATGATGTAGTATTGATTGCTGGCAAAGGTCATGAGGACTATCAGATTCTTGGTGATCAAAAGATTTACTTTAATGATCGAGAAATTTCAGAGAATATATTTAGAAAAAACCTTGAAAGTCGGCGTTTAGATTCTATTAATTAA
- a CDS encoding DUF4278 domain-containing protein, translated as MTTLTYRGKAYVQSKGPSRKELLELTYRRNVYTTRKQEAAQEHSLLTYRGVNYQN; from the coding sequence ATGACAACTCTCACTTATCGCGGCAAAGCCTATGTTCAAAGTAAGGGGCCTTCTCGGAAGGAATTACTTGAGTTGACATATAGGCGCAACGTCTACACAACCCGAAAGCAAGAGGCTGCCCAAGAGCATTCTCTTCTTACTTATCGGGGTGTAAACTATCAAAACTAG
- the yidD gene encoding membrane protein insertion efficiency factor YidD, with product MHELSTLSRRQPNKLNNALGVLLLALIRFYRQWFSPILGPNCRFIPTCSEYGLEAISRHGPWKGGWLTVKRLSRCHPFTPCGCDPVPD from the coding sequence ATGCACGAACTTTCTACTCTATCTCGTCGCCAGCCAAATAAGTTGAATAATGCTTTAGGCGTTCTTCTATTGGCCTTAATTCGATTCTATCGACAGTGGTTTTCGCCAATATTGGGACCTAATTGTCGGTTCATTCCTACATGTAGTGAGTATGGACTAGAAGCAATATCCCGTCATGGTCCCTGGAAAGGAGGATGGCTTACGGTGAAAAGGCTGTCACGGTGCCATCCTTTCACCCCTTGTGGCTGTGACCCTGTGCCTGATTAA